One stretch of Clavibacter michiganensis DNA includes these proteins:
- a CDS encoding cysteine hydrolase family protein, whose product MSSALLVIDMQNGFIHPDGSLPRLGMGMPDVDSVIAANAQAIAAARAAGIPVIYTRSVFRPGMVDLPMRMEGFLPPHFELLERGSWDADVHAALTPAEGEAVIDKNRYDAFLNTPLEQVLRTLGATTVLVTGTVTSICVESTVRSGYMRDFDMYVASDCVAGAPGQHEASLAIMDAAFATVLPWREAMSRISGEGVLAATGASDAD is encoded by the coding sequence ATGTCCAGCGCACTGCTCGTCATCGACATGCAGAACGGTTTCATCCACCCCGACGGATCACTCCCCCGCCTCGGCATGGGGATGCCCGACGTCGACTCGGTCATCGCCGCGAACGCGCAGGCCATCGCCGCCGCACGCGCCGCCGGGATCCCGGTCATCTACACCCGCAGCGTCTTCCGCCCCGGGATGGTCGACCTCCCGATGCGGATGGAGGGCTTCCTCCCGCCGCACTTCGAGCTGCTCGAGCGCGGCAGCTGGGACGCGGACGTCCACGCGGCCCTGACGCCCGCGGAGGGGGAGGCGGTCATCGACAAGAACCGCTACGACGCCTTCCTGAACACACCGTTGGAGCAGGTGCTGCGGACGCTCGGTGCCACGACCGTGCTCGTCACGGGGACGGTCACCTCCATCTGCGTCGAGTCCACGGTGCGGTCGGGATACATGCGCGACTTCGACATGTACGTCGCCTCGGACTGCGTCGCCGGCGCGCCCGGGCAGCACGAGGCCTCGCTGGCCATCATGGACGCGGCCTTCGCGACCGTCCTGCCCTGGAGGGAGGCGATGTCCCGCATCAGCGGCGAGGGAGTGCTCGCCGCCACCGGAGCCTCCGACGCCGACTGA
- a CDS encoding GNAT family N-acetyltransferase, which translates to MSALPLSQRIDRSESIDPAPLVGIHWRPVVLADVDALVQIGERIAEADHPDWVDTREDILEELGHSYMDLASDSLAAVTENGEIVAWGLVIHPPTQETLVRSILTGGVAPTRRGEGIGRSLLAWQHSRALQQLAESASTLPGWVVVAADERASGAASTLRHAGFAPNRWFQNLARTTTGPLEDVTAPDGIRIVEYAAEHSEAAHAARDAAFRGHGSSQPMSDEQWDSMTSLETFDHGLSYLALDDADRVVGLILTLLTEHGAEGPSASSGYVWVIGVVPDARHRGVARALLAQHLRSVNDAGVDRSVLDVATDGDGKGLELFEGLGYVPQTVSVNYVAAY; encoded by the coding sequence ATGAGCGCGCTACCCCTCTCCCAACGCATCGACCGCTCCGAGTCGATAGATCCCGCACCGCTGGTCGGCATCCATTGGCGGCCCGTCGTCCTCGCCGACGTCGATGCTCTCGTGCAGATCGGTGAGAGGATCGCCGAGGCCGACCATCCTGACTGGGTCGACACACGAGAGGACATCCTCGAAGAGCTCGGCCATAGCTACATGGACCTCGCGTCGGATTCGCTCGCCGCCGTGACGGAAAACGGCGAGATCGTCGCATGGGGTCTCGTGATCCATCCTCCGACCCAGGAGACCCTGGTTCGATCCATCCTCACCGGCGGTGTGGCTCCGACCCGACGCGGAGAGGGCATCGGCCGTTCCCTCCTCGCCTGGCAGCATTCGAGAGCCCTGCAGCAGCTCGCGGAGTCCGCGAGCACACTGCCCGGGTGGGTCGTCGTCGCTGCCGACGAGCGCGCCTCGGGTGCCGCATCCACGCTCCGGCATGCGGGATTCGCTCCGAACAGGTGGTTCCAGAACCTCGCACGCACGACGACCGGACCTCTCGAAGACGTCACTGCGCCCGACGGGATCCGCATCGTGGAATACGCTGCCGAGCACTCCGAGGCGGCGCATGCCGCGCGAGACGCGGCGTTCCGCGGACATGGCAGCAGCCAGCCCATGAGCGACGAGCAATGGGACTCGATGACGTCGCTTGAGACGTTCGACCACGGACTCTCTTATCTCGCCCTGGATGACGCGGATCGCGTAGTCGGACTCATCCTGACGCTCCTCACCGAGCATGGAGCGGAGGGCCCTTCGGCCTCGAGCGGCTACGTGTGGGTCATCGGCGTCGTCCCCGATGCACGTCACCGCGGTGTCGCGCGCGCGCTGCTCGCGCAGCACCTCCGCTCGGTGAATGATGCGGGAGTGGATCGGAGCGTCCTCGACGTCGCGACCGACGGAGACGGCAAGGGCCTCGAACTGTTCGAGGGGCTGGGTTACGTTCCGCAGACGGTCAGCGTCAACTACGTCGCCGCCTATTGA
- a CDS encoding MFS transporter has translation MSTITHSSATGSVPTLTGQDAEAPRPRGAAIILFLSLGGLSFSVLQSLVAPTLGTIGADLGVETADASWVLTAYLLSAAVLTPILGRLGDMVGKRKVIIVVLSLLLVGTVLAALAPNLGVLIVARILQGAAGAVMPLSIGIVRDELPRERVSVTIGLLSAIFGIGAGVGIVAAGPIVETLSWHWLFWLPAVLVLIALLGAIFGIPESPVRTPGRLDMLGTGILSIGLVALLLAISDGEKWGWGDGKTVGLLVLGAVSLVAFVFVELRAANPLIDVRLFRHRGVWTAHIVALAFGFAMFATFILVPTLLQLPTLLGYGFGKSVSEAGLYLLPTVVGMVVSGVVAGILIRRMGPKIPMVIGGVAVTVAFVIPALGHAEDWQILLSGVLTGVGVGMALAATSNAIVESVPAAQTSEAISANTVIRTVGSSVGTAVIAALISSNVTAQGAPTDYAFTMGFWASVGVGALAIIAALAAPSLRSRRREAIAAGVDDSAELEARSD, from the coding sequence ATGTCCACCATCACACACAGCTCTGCCACAGGCTCGGTTCCAACCCTGACCGGTCAAGATGCGGAGGCTCCTCGGCCCCGCGGCGCGGCGATCATCCTGTTCCTCTCGCTGGGAGGGTTGTCCTTTTCGGTACTGCAGTCGTTGGTCGCGCCGACGCTCGGCACCATCGGTGCGGACCTCGGCGTCGAGACCGCTGACGCGAGCTGGGTTCTCACGGCGTACCTGCTCTCTGCCGCCGTGCTGACTCCGATCCTCGGGCGCCTGGGCGACATGGTCGGCAAGCGGAAGGTCATCATCGTCGTGCTCTCGCTGCTGCTGGTCGGCACAGTGCTCGCCGCGCTCGCACCGAACCTCGGCGTGCTGATCGTGGCGCGCATCCTCCAGGGTGCCGCTGGTGCCGTGATGCCGTTGTCGATCGGGATCGTGCGCGACGAGCTCCCGAGAGAGCGCGTGAGCGTGACCATCGGGCTCCTCTCGGCCATCTTCGGGATCGGCGCGGGTGTCGGCATCGTCGCGGCTGGACCGATCGTCGAGACGTTGTCTTGGCACTGGCTGTTCTGGCTTCCCGCGGTGCTCGTGCTGATCGCCCTGCTGGGCGCGATCTTCGGCATCCCGGAGTCCCCGGTGCGCACACCGGGTCGCCTCGACATGCTCGGTACCGGCATCCTCTCCATCGGCCTCGTCGCCCTGCTCCTGGCGATCAGCGATGGAGAGAAGTGGGGATGGGGTGACGGCAAGACGGTCGGGCTGCTCGTGCTCGGTGCCGTGTCCCTCGTCGCGTTCGTGTTCGTGGAGCTCCGAGCGGCGAACCCGCTGATCGACGTGCGCCTGTTCCGACACCGTGGGGTCTGGACCGCGCACATCGTGGCGCTTGCTTTCGGATTCGCGATGTTCGCCACCTTCATCCTGGTGCCCACCTTGCTGCAGCTGCCCACCCTCCTCGGCTACGGGTTCGGCAAGTCCGTAAGCGAGGCCGGCCTCTACCTTCTGCCGACCGTCGTCGGGATGGTCGTATCCGGTGTCGTCGCGGGCATCCTGATCCGCCGCATGGGGCCGAAGATCCCCATGGTCATCGGCGGGGTCGCGGTGACTGTCGCATTCGTCATCCCCGCGCTCGGGCATGCGGAGGACTGGCAGATCCTGCTGTCCGGCGTTCTCACCGGCGTCGGCGTCGGCATGGCCCTCGCCGCCACCTCCAATGCCATCGTGGAGAGTGTCCCTGCCGCGCAGACCAGCGAGGCCATCAGCGCCAACACGGTGATCCGGACGGTGGGGAGCAGCGTCGGCACGGCTGTCATAGCGGCGCTCATCTCCTCGAACGTGACAGCACAGGGGGCTCCGACGGACTACGCGTTCACGATGGGGTTCTGGGCCTCCGTCGGCGTCGGAGCCCTCGCGATCATTGCCGCGCTGGCCGCGCCGTCGCTGCGTTCGCGCCGACGCGAAGCGATCGCAGCCGGGGTCGACGACTCCGCGGAGCTCGAGGCACGCAGCGACTAG
- a CDS encoding DsbA family protein: MSKKTTADRDRTREIREKANAQRRLEETRRKRRRLFAQLGVGAAVVVLVAGIWGGASLLRDQAAAGSVPPTADADVELASGGQAQVTAEADAVSVGAADAPVTLDIYEDYSCPHCQEYEATTGDLLDRLAGSGQVRVVYHPIQIVTNYGSTAGSTAACVLQHDPSAWPDVHSALFANHSAATDSWTGADFSSWLTSRGVTDPEAITCTEKGAFTSWIGSNTDVAAAAGVTGTPTLMIGGQKTATVSGQGLVDALTAAGASLPSGIAAG, encoded by the coding sequence ATGAGCAAGAAGACCACCGCCGACCGCGACCGCACACGCGAGATCCGCGAGAAGGCCAACGCCCAGCGCCGCCTCGAGGAGACGAGGCGCAAGCGCCGGCGCCTGTTCGCGCAGCTCGGCGTCGGCGCCGCCGTCGTCGTCCTGGTCGCCGGCATCTGGGGCGGCGCGAGCCTGCTCCGCGACCAGGCAGCCGCCGGCAGCGTGCCCCCCACCGCGGACGCCGACGTCGAGCTCGCCAGCGGCGGCCAGGCGCAGGTGACCGCCGAAGCGGACGCCGTGTCCGTGGGCGCTGCCGACGCCCCGGTGACGCTGGACATCTACGAGGACTACTCCTGCCCCCATTGCCAGGAGTACGAGGCCACCACCGGCGACCTCCTCGACCGGCTCGCCGGATCCGGGCAGGTGCGGGTCGTCTACCACCCCATCCAGATCGTGACCAACTACGGCAGCACCGCCGGCAGCACCGCCGCGTGCGTCCTCCAACACGACCCGTCCGCCTGGCCCGACGTGCACTCCGCCCTGTTCGCGAACCACTCGGCCGCCACCGACTCGTGGACGGGCGCTGACTTCTCCTCGTGGCTGACCTCTCGAGGCGTCACGGACCCGGAAGCCATCACCTGCACCGAGAAGGGCGCCTTCACCAGTTGGATCGGCTCCAACACCGACGTGGCGGCCGCCGCAGGCGTCACGGGTACGCCGACCCTCATGATCGGCGGCCAGAAGACCGCGACCGTGAGCGGCCAGGGTCTCGTCGACGCGCTCACCGCAGCAGGTGCCTCCCTGCCGTCCGGGATCGCCGCCGGATGA
- a CDS encoding ABC transporter substrate-binding protein, which translates to MSGLARRVLTATTTTATLLILATACSASTSAPVPVPGGASGGSSSESSVGASSAGYPVTLTNCGRELTIDAEPQRVVSLWQSTTEALLALGLRDRIVAVQEAYAPYPDSVAQDAAALPTIGGQTGFPSKEVLLSEMPDFVTGQVLDGYAFDASRGYATVEQLEQSGATVYGANLCTSADAQSTDTWNIESALTTLRDYGIVFGVSAKADEVIGTLRDDEQKVIDAVEGAPTVRTAFFNGGTGPLNVLAGGLHDDLIRTAGGEDVFPAGSVYVSKEEFAASDADVILVGTYPGQDFATQKEFLEQTFPDLPAVRSGRISEVPTQEADSSISVMVGLTRIANALHPDLDLPVPSS; encoded by the coding sequence ATGAGCGGCCTCGCCCGCCGCGTCCTCACGGCCACCACGACGACCGCGACGCTTCTGATCCTCGCGACCGCCTGCTCCGCGAGCACCTCGGCCCCCGTGCCCGTCCCCGGCGGCGCGTCCGGGGGCTCGTCGAGCGAATCGTCCGTAGGGGCGTCTTCGGCCGGGTATCCCGTGACGCTGACGAACTGCGGCCGCGAGCTCACCATCGATGCTGAACCGCAGCGGGTGGTGAGCCTCTGGCAGTCCACCACGGAGGCGCTCCTCGCCCTCGGCCTGCGGGACCGGATCGTGGCGGTGCAGGAGGCCTACGCCCCCTACCCCGACTCCGTCGCCCAGGACGCGGCCGCGCTGCCGACGATCGGCGGCCAGACGGGCTTCCCCTCCAAGGAGGTCCTGCTGAGCGAGATGCCCGACTTCGTCACCGGGCAGGTCCTCGACGGGTACGCCTTCGATGCCTCGCGGGGATACGCGACCGTCGAGCAGCTCGAGCAGTCCGGCGCGACCGTGTACGGGGCCAACCTCTGCACGTCCGCGGATGCGCAGAGCACCGACACATGGAACATCGAGTCCGCCCTCACCACGTTGCGGGACTACGGGATCGTGTTCGGCGTTTCCGCGAAGGCGGACGAGGTCATCGGAACGCTCCGCGACGACGAGCAGAAGGTCATCGACGCCGTGGAGGGAGCGCCGACGGTCAGGACGGCTTTCTTCAACGGCGGGACCGGCCCGCTGAACGTCCTCGCGGGCGGGCTCCACGACGATCTGATCCGAACCGCGGGCGGCGAGGACGTCTTCCCGGCCGGCTCGGTCTACGTCAGCAAAGAGGAGTTCGCCGCATCCGACGCGGACGTCATCCTGGTCGGCACGTACCCCGGCCAGGACTTCGCCACGCAGAAGGAGTTCCTGGAGCAGACCTTCCCCGACCTCCCTGCGGTGAGGAGCGGCCGGATCAGCGAGGTCCCGACGCAGGAGGCCGACTCGTCGATCTCCGTCATGGTCGGGCTCACCAGGATCGCGAACGCACTCCACCCGGACCTGGATCTCCCGGTGCCGAGCTCGTGA
- a CDS encoding MFS transporter: MRGASNAPASPKRWWALVVLALTQLVVVLDGTIVNIALPQAQQELGLSDVERQWVVTAYALAFGALLLLGGRVADYWGRRRTFMVGMIGFGIASVIGGLAQNGTELIVARGLQGVFAALLAPAALALLTVTFPSGRERNTAFAVFGTVAGAGAAVGLVLGGVLTEFADWRWCLLVNVFFVIVGVIGGAVLVTESKAEGDNRYDMLGAVTVTLGLGSLVYGFTLAEHGWGQIDTIGFLALGAGLLALFVLIESRVAQPLLPLRVVTDPVRGGAFLIQAIVGSVLIGAMLYVAFHLQIVLGMDPLPAGLATLPMTLMIMLMAPVATKLLSTVGPRPMMIGGPLISAVGLAYLSRITVDGSYFVQVMPALIVLGIGMAFIFVPLQNLALTGVKPQDAGAASATLNSALQIGGSIGLSVFTALYASTVDRYDGGGSELDAFTSGYSVAFLAAAIGLVLASIIAAVFIRGSKSDLLPQGADAEVAVPVH; encoded by the coding sequence TTGCGGGGCGCGTCGAACGCCCCCGCCTCTCCCAAGCGCTGGTGGGCGCTGGTCGTCCTCGCGCTCACCCAGCTCGTGGTGGTGCTCGACGGCACCATCGTCAACATCGCCCTGCCGCAGGCCCAGCAGGAGCTCGGCCTCAGCGACGTCGAGCGCCAGTGGGTCGTCACCGCGTACGCGCTCGCGTTCGGGGCCCTGCTGCTGCTCGGTGGCCGGGTCGCCGACTACTGGGGCCGCAGGCGCACCTTCATGGTGGGCATGATCGGCTTCGGCATCGCCTCCGTCATCGGCGGCTTGGCTCAGAACGGCACCGAGCTGATCGTCGCGCGCGGCCTGCAGGGCGTGTTCGCGGCCCTGCTTGCGCCCGCCGCCCTCGCACTGCTGACCGTGACCTTCCCGAGCGGCCGCGAGCGGAACACCGCCTTCGCGGTCTTCGGCACGGTCGCGGGTGCCGGCGCCGCCGTCGGCCTCGTCCTCGGCGGCGTGCTGACCGAGTTCGCCGACTGGCGGTGGTGCCTGCTCGTCAACGTCTTCTTCGTCATCGTCGGAGTCATCGGCGGTGCCGTCCTGGTCACCGAGAGCAAGGCCGAAGGCGACAACCGCTACGACATGCTCGGTGCCGTCACCGTGACCCTCGGCCTCGGCTCGCTCGTGTACGGATTCACCCTCGCCGAGCACGGCTGGGGCCAGATCGACACGATCGGCTTCCTCGCCCTGGGCGCCGGCCTTCTGGCACTCTTCGTCCTGATCGAGAGCCGTGTCGCCCAGCCCCTGCTCCCGCTCCGCGTGGTCACCGACCCCGTCCGAGGAGGAGCGTTCCTCATCCAGGCCATCGTGGGCAGCGTGCTGATCGGAGCCATGCTGTACGTGGCGTTCCATCTGCAGATCGTGCTGGGCATGGACCCGCTGCCGGCAGGACTCGCCACGCTGCCTATGACGCTGATGATCATGCTCATGGCGCCGGTCGCGACGAAGCTGCTCTCCACCGTGGGGCCGCGCCCCATGATGATCGGCGGGCCGCTGATCTCCGCGGTCGGCCTGGCCTACCTCAGCCGCATCACGGTCGACGGCTCCTACTTCGTGCAGGTGATGCCGGCGCTGATCGTCCTGGGCATCGGCATGGCGTTCATCTTCGTCCCGCTGCAGAACCTCGCCCTCACCGGCGTGAAGCCGCAGGACGCCGGCGCCGCATCGGCGACGCTGAACTCCGCCCTGCAGATCGGCGGATCGATCGGCCTGTCGGTGTTCACCGCCCTGTACGCCTCCACGGTCGACCGCTACGACGGCGGCGGATCGGAGCTCGACGCCTTCACGAGCGGCTACTCGGTGGCCTTCCTCGCGGCGGCCATCGGACTGGTGCTGGCATCGATCATCGCGGCCGTGTTCATCCGCGGCTCGAAGTCGGACCTGCTTCCCCAGGGCGCGGACGCCGAGGTCGCGGTACCGGTGCACTGA
- a CDS encoding ABC transporter ATP-binding protein produces the protein MSAGDGASLRITGVTVEIAGHRIIDQVTLGAHANVVGLVGPNGSGKSTLLRTVYRMLRPADGQVIAGDQDVWTMPARDAARMIAAVVQDSPADLELTVAECVATGRIPHGRILGTDHDADRRAVERAMVRARVAELADRDVSTLSGGERQRVQLARALAQEPRILILDEPTNHLDVRHQLQLLALVRELGITTLVTLHELNLAASYCDEIVMLEHGRVVAAGSPEAVFTPPLLRQVFGVRSAAITNPLTGRLQLVYADS, from the coding sequence GTGAGCGCCGGAGACGGCGCATCTCTGCGCATCACGGGCGTCACCGTCGAGATCGCGGGCCACCGCATCATCGATCAGGTGACGTTGGGCGCGCACGCGAACGTCGTCGGTCTCGTCGGACCCAATGGCAGCGGCAAGTCCACGCTGCTGCGGACGGTGTACCGCATGCTCCGCCCCGCCGACGGGCAGGTCATCGCGGGCGACCAGGACGTCTGGACGATGCCCGCGCGCGACGCCGCCCGGATGATCGCCGCCGTCGTCCAGGACAGCCCCGCGGATCTCGAGCTCACCGTCGCCGAGTGCGTGGCCACGGGACGGATCCCGCACGGGCGCATCCTCGGCACGGATCACGATGCGGACCGGCGGGCCGTGGAGCGGGCCATGGTCCGGGCGAGGGTGGCGGAGCTCGCTGACCGCGACGTCAGCACCCTCTCAGGTGGCGAGCGGCAGCGTGTGCAGCTCGCCCGGGCGCTCGCGCAGGAGCCGCGGATCCTGATCCTCGACGAGCCCACCAACCACCTCGACGTCCGCCACCAGCTCCAGCTGCTCGCCCTCGTCCGGGAGCTCGGGATCACCACCCTCGTCACGCTGCACGAGCTGAACCTCGCGGCCTCCTACTGCGACGAGATCGTGATGCTCGAGCACGGCCGCGTCGTCGCTGCCGGTTCCCCCGAGGCCGTCTTCACTCCACCGCTGCTCCGCCAGGTGTTCGGCGTGCGCTCCGCCGCGATCACGAACCCCCTCACCGGGCGCCTGCAGCTCGTCTACGCCGACAGCTGA
- a CDS encoding vitamin K epoxide reductase family protein produces the protein MSSRTERTTDKQPAQPARDHRRPVGLAVLLVITGVLGWAGSFVLVLERMSLLEHPGRALSCDINPLVSCATVMQSPQASLLGFPNPLIGVAAFIAPIVVGMGLLAGARYARWHWTVFTAGLSMGWVFITWLFTQTVFVIGALCPYCLLVWMAMIPLWWTTSIHALRYSQIPAPAAVRRMATAIAPFTWAVVVLNYAVIVIAIITEFPALIPSLLP, from the coding sequence GTGAGCTCACGCACCGAGCGGACCACCGACAAGCAGCCGGCCCAGCCGGCCCGCGACCACCGCCGGCCCGTCGGGCTCGCCGTGCTGCTCGTGATCACCGGCGTCCTCGGCTGGGCGGGCTCCTTCGTCCTGGTGCTCGAGCGCATGTCGCTGCTCGAGCACCCCGGGCGTGCCCTCTCGTGCGACATCAATCCGTTGGTGTCCTGCGCCACGGTGATGCAGTCCCCGCAGGCCTCGTTGCTCGGGTTTCCGAACCCGCTCATCGGCGTCGCCGCCTTCATCGCGCCGATCGTCGTCGGAATGGGGCTGCTCGCGGGAGCGAGGTACGCGCGCTGGCATTGGACCGTCTTCACCGCGGGGCTGTCCATGGGGTGGGTGTTCATCACGTGGCTGTTCACCCAGACCGTCTTCGTCATCGGCGCCCTCTGCCCGTACTGCCTCCTCGTGTGGATGGCGATGATCCCGCTCTGGTGGACCACCTCCATCCACGCTCTCCGGTACAGCCAAATCCCCGCGCCCGCCGCGGTGCGACGCATGGCGACGGCGATCGCCCCGTTCACGTGGGCGGTGGTGGTGCTGAACTACGCGGTCATCGTGATCGCGATCATCACCGAGTTCCCCGCCCTGATCCCCTCCCTCCTTCCCTGA
- a CDS encoding aldo/keto reductase codes for MDTPDLALNDGRTIPQIGLGTYPLTDDQVREVVVTAVEVGYRHIDTAAIYGNERGVGEGVRRCGLPRAELFITTKIGNDDHGRRRTRRALEESLRRLGDDHVELALIHWPMPSQDQYVETWETLIELQREGKAQSIGVSNFRPEHLDRIIQSTGVTPAVNQIEVNPVVAHRELRAATAARGIAIESWSPLGPSTNLLQHPVVLDIAERSTSTPAQVILRWHLAHGLIVIPKSASEDRLRQNLRALDATLSAADMAALDGMDQGTAARYDPPLAGD; via the coding sequence ATGGACACACCCGACCTCGCGTTGAACGACGGACGCACCATCCCGCAGATCGGACTCGGGACCTACCCGCTCACGGACGACCAGGTCCGTGAGGTGGTCGTCACGGCGGTCGAGGTCGGGTACCGGCACATCGACACGGCCGCGATCTACGGCAACGAGCGGGGGGTGGGCGAGGGCGTCCGCCGCTGCGGCCTACCGCGCGCCGAGCTGTTCATCACGACCAAGATCGGCAACGACGACCATGGTCGCAGGAGGACCCGCCGCGCGCTCGAGGAGTCGCTGCGGCGTCTCGGGGACGACCACGTCGAGCTCGCCCTCATCCACTGGCCGATGCCGTCGCAGGACCAGTACGTCGAGACTTGGGAGACGCTCATCGAGCTCCAGCGCGAGGGCAAAGCACAGAGCATCGGCGTCTCGAACTTCCGCCCGGAGCATCTCGACCGGATCATCCAGAGCACCGGGGTCACGCCGGCGGTGAACCAGATCGAGGTCAACCCCGTCGTCGCCCACCGGGAGCTGCGCGCGGCCACCGCCGCCCGAGGCATCGCCATCGAGTCCTGGTCCCCGCTCGGACCTTCGACGAACCTGCTCCAGCACCCGGTCGTCCTCGACATCGCCGAGCGCAGCACGAGCACGCCCGCCCAGGTGATCCTGCGCTGGCACCTCGCCCACGGGCTGATCGTCATCCCTAAGTCCGCGTCCGAGGATCGCCTGCGGCAGAACCTCCGGGCCCTCGACGCGACCCTCAGCGCGGCCGACATGGCGGCCCTGGATGGCATGGATCAGGGAACGGCGGCGCGCTACGACCCTCCCCTCGCAGGGGACTGA
- a CDS encoding TetR/AcrR family transcriptional regulator, which produces MSYETQTTSRALPKLPLSDEDELQRPERGGAATRRALVGAARRRFATDGYRATTVRQIAGDAGVNVALINRYFESKEGLFEACMLCTFDELEIYASPRAADLDGLIDRLITHVANTPDEDDPLQLLLLLRSSGDENADRIRRRTLEHFTQSIARAAGWSDDDARTASILLRAQLTIATMTGVVMLRTSAAVQPVATATAEELSGPLARMFRTLLTEHDV; this is translated from the coding sequence ATGAGCTACGAGACCCAGACAACGAGTAGGGCACTCCCCAAGCTCCCGCTCTCCGACGAGGACGAGCTGCAGCGCCCGGAACGGGGCGGGGCGGCGACTCGCCGCGCGTTGGTGGGGGCAGCTCGACGGAGGTTCGCGACCGACGGCTACCGAGCTACGACGGTCCGTCAGATCGCCGGGGACGCCGGGGTCAACGTGGCCCTGATCAATCGGTACTTCGAGTCCAAGGAAGGCCTGTTCGAGGCCTGCATGCTGTGCACTTTCGATGAACTCGAGATATATGCATCGCCACGTGCAGCCGACCTGGATGGCCTGATCGACCGGCTCATCACGCACGTCGCGAACACGCCGGATGAAGACGATCCGCTTCAACTCCTGTTGCTGCTGCGCTCCTCGGGAGATGAGAACGCCGACCGCATCCGCCGCAGGACCCTCGAGCACTTCACTCAGAGCATCGCCAGGGCCGCGGGCTGGAGCGACGACGATGCCCGCACCGCCTCGATACTCCTCCGGGCACAGCTCACCATCGCGACGATGACGGGAGTGGTGATGCTCCGTACCTCCGCAGCGGTACAGCCCGTCGCCACCGCCACCGCAGAGGAGCTCTCCGGCCCGCTCGCGCGAATGTTCCGGACGCTGCTCACGGAGCACGACGTCTAG
- a CDS encoding FecCD family ABC transporter permease → MTIAPPRPARRVVRRPHITLGLLLVACVIAVILSVAVGSVGIPPGRVVDVIGAHLLPGGGERGTALDDRIVWEFRLPRALLGFVVGAALAVAGAVLQAVVRNPLADPFVFGVSSGASVAAVAALTLTTGLFAAVSTPVAAFIGAFATTVLVFVLAQQGGRVTPNRLVLAGVAMSYLLSSITSYLVLRSSGPGQGVGQVLSWLSGSLAAATWGDLGVPALVLLLATALLVLLAPVLNAFLTGDETAASLGVDVGRVRLGLFLITSLLVGVVVAVSGSIGFVGLVVPHAVRMVIGSDHRWVLPASALAGGLLLVVVDIAARVVLAPTEVPVGLLTAVVGAPFFLWLLRRSGRRGR, encoded by the coding sequence ATGACGATCGCTCCCCCGCGGCCGGCCCGACGGGTCGTGCGACGCCCGCACATCACGCTCGGGCTCCTCCTCGTCGCCTGCGTGATCGCCGTGATCCTCTCGGTCGCCGTCGGCAGCGTGGGGATCCCGCCCGGTCGGGTGGTCGACGTCATCGGCGCCCACCTGCTGCCCGGGGGCGGCGAGAGGGGCACCGCGTTGGATGACCGGATCGTGTGGGAGTTCCGTCTGCCGCGAGCCCTGCTCGGCTTCGTCGTCGGCGCCGCTCTCGCGGTCGCCGGCGCCGTGCTGCAGGCCGTCGTCCGCAACCCGCTGGCGGACCCGTTCGTGTTCGGGGTCTCCTCGGGTGCGTCGGTGGCCGCTGTAGCAGCGCTCACCCTCACCACCGGCCTGTTCGCCGCGGTGTCGACCCCGGTCGCGGCGTTCATCGGGGCGTTCGCGACGACGGTCCTGGTGTTCGTGCTCGCACAGCAAGGAGGGCGGGTGACCCCGAACCGGCTGGTGCTCGCCGGTGTCGCGATGTCTTACCTGCTCAGCTCGATCACGAGCTACCTCGTCCTTCGCTCCTCCGGCCCCGGTCAGGGCGTCGGGCAGGTCCTGTCCTGGCTGTCCGGGAGCCTCGCCGCCGCGACCTGGGGCGACCTCGGGGTGCCGGCGCTCGTGCTGCTGCTCGCGACCGCTCTCCTGGTGCTGCTCGCACCCGTGCTGAACGCGTTCCTCACCGGGGACGAGACCGCGGCGAGCCTCGGCGTGGACGTCGGGCGGGTGCGGCTGGGGCTGTTCCTCATCACATCGCTGCTCGTCGGTGTCGTGGTCGCCGTCAGCGGATCCATCGGGTTCGTCGGCCTCGTAGTCCCGCACGCCGTGCGGATGGTCATCGGCTCGGATCACCGGTGGGTGCTGCCCGCGTCGGCTCTCGCCGGCGGGCTGCTCCTGGTGGTCGTGGACATCGCCGCCCGGGTGGTCCTCGCCCCGACGGAGGTCCCGGTCGGCCTGCTCACCGCCGTCGTCGGCGCCCCCTTCTTCCTGTGGCTGCTGCGCCGGTCGGGGAGAAGGGGACGGTGA